GATGATTGTGGAAGGTCAAATACAAGGTGGTGTGGCACAGGGTATTGGTCAAGCACTTTTGGAGCAAGCGGTGTACGATGAAAACGGCCAATTACTGACCGGTTCGTACATGGATTACACCATGCCACGCGCCGATGACGTGCCTAATATCCAAGTATCTAATACGGTTACGTTGTGTACACACAATTCGTTAGGAGTTAAGGGGTGCGGAGAAGTCGGTGCTATCGGTTCACCACCAGCGGTTATTAACGCAGTACTGGATGCACTGGAAGAAAAAGGTGTGAAAGATATTTCTATGCCTGCCACGTCTTATCGGGTTTGGCAGGCGATGCAAGATGCAAAAGTTAATTAACAGGAGGATATCATCATGAATAATTTTGACTATCATAAGCCTTCAACAGTTGAAGAAGCGGTGCATCTGCTGACCGATGGCGCAAAAGCATTGGCCGGTGGTATGACTTTGTTACCGACGATAAAGCAAGGGTTGGCTGCACCTGATGCGTTGGTCGATTTGTCGACTATTGAAGCGTTGGTCGGCATTCGTGAACATCACGATAAGGGAGTGGTGATTGGTGCTATGACAACGCATGCGACAGTATCTAGTTCTGATTTGGTGCGTGAAAAAATTCCATCGTTAGCATCGTTAGCTAGTGGAATCGGTGATGCACAAGTTCGACATCGCGGCACCATTGGTGGCTCGCTGGCTAACAATGATCCTGCGGCGGATTATCCGGCGGCATTGTTGGGATTAGGCGGCTCGGTGCATACTAATAAGCGTACTATTGCCGCTGATGATTTTTTTGAC
This region of Candidatus Persebacteraceae bacterium Df01 genomic DNA includes:
- a CDS encoding xanthine dehydrogenase family protein subunit M; amino-acid sequence: MNNFDYHKPSTVEEAVHLLTDGAKALAGGMTLLPTIKQGLAAPDALVDLSTIEALVGIREHHDKGVVIGAMTTHATVSSSDLVREKIPSLASLASGIGDAQVRHRGTIGGSLANNDPAADYPAALLGLGGSVHTNKRTIAADDFFDGLFSTALEDDEVIAHVHLPIPQYAVYVKFPQPASRYALVGVFIAQINGGVRVAVTGAGSDGVFRAQSLETALNQNFSAAALSGVQENAAELMSDLHGSAAYRAHLITILAQRALN